One part of the Xiphophorus hellerii strain 12219 chromosome 17, Xiphophorus_hellerii-4.1, whole genome shotgun sequence genome encodes these proteins:
- the LOC116737116 gene encoding uncharacterized protein LOC116737116 produces the protein MPHSTKKVRRSETIMKSDYYQRLNRVARRRYDDKISAVGEDPYLIPPTQQKPARECRIEELPGLCYPDIFMFLIEVPGYSAGALKAYKSLDAYRFFLRGWVRSLMLCTRKDKFIITSKVIQFEGLTENPHPVWTIIEPSGLVVSGHCTCMTSADVVCSHVAATLFALDACVRIQQEKSSPALPNSPRNRRSVEPVHDVNFSYPNKRRKTINENSRQSTPVVPPATAEEIKQFYDSLASSGAKSVVLSVLPGYSEEFNSSS, from the exons ATGCCACATTCTACAAAGAAGGTTCGCCGGTCTGAAACTATTATGAAGTCAGATTACTACCAAAGACTGAACCGTGTTGCCAGGCGACGCTATGATGATAAAATCTCCGCTGTGGGTGAAGATCCGTATCTAATCCCCCCAACACAGCAAAAACCCGCCAGAGAGTGTCGCATCGAGGAGCTGCCAGGCCTGTGTTACCCTGATATATTCATGTTTCTCATCGAAGTACCAG GGTACAGCGCAGGCGCACTGAAGGCATACAAGAGCCTGGACGCTTATCGGTTCTTCCTCCGTGGCTGGGTCAGATCTCTGATGCTGTGCACCAGGAAAGACAAGTTCATCATAACCAGCAAG GTGATCCAGTTTGAAGGCCTCACTGAGAATCCTCACCCTGTGTGGACCATCATTGAGCCCAGTGGCCTCGTCGTTTCTGGTCATTGCACATGTATGACGAGTGCAGATGTGGTCTGTTCACATGTTGCCGCCACCCTGTTTGCACTTGATGCAT gtgtgCGCATACAGCAGGAGAAGTCATCCCCTGCCCTTCCAAACTCTCCGCGTAACCGGCGGAGTGTCGAACCTGTGCATGACGTCAACTTTTCATACCCAAATAAGAGGAGAAAG ACCATCAATGAGAATTCAAGACAGTCTACACCTGTAGTTCCACCTGCCACAGCGGAGGAAATAAAGCAGTTTTATGACAGCCTCGCCAGTTCAG